From a single Oreochromis niloticus isolate F11D_XX linkage group LG3, O_niloticus_UMD_NMBU, whole genome shotgun sequence genomic region:
- the LOC106096554 gene encoding high affinity immunoglobulin gamma Fc receptor I-like isoform X2, whose amino-acid sequence MEVRAHGIRLLMNMLLLLMTTINFGDFQRHDSAFPQVVPNRQQFFELESISISCEGLNGLTGWRVMKKTKGHVRPCASTWDTSTGPCSIINAYPSSDSGEYWCENGGIQRSDTVNITVTGGPVILDSPVNPVTEGDKMILHCRKEDKNSNFTADFYKSGISIGHSPTGNMMNPSVSKSDEGVYKCSISDTGESAESWLIVRSLGTRAQTEESYFHVYLGVGVSMMVLLLLLAGLFYWLKYQHNIHGHTEEMPLAQKASEVESTQATYAVITKPRMMKESRAASWSACSLERPADL is encoded by the exons ATGGAGGTCAGAGCTCATGGCATCAGACTGT TGATGAATATGCTGTTACTATTGATGACAACAATCAACTTTGGTGATTTTCAAAGACATG ATTCAGCTTTTCCTCAGGTTGTTCCAAATAGACAGCAGTTCTTTGAACTAGAGTCAATTTCTATTAGCTGTGAAGGACTGAATGGACTGACTGGATGGAGGGTGATGAAAAAGACAAAGGGACATGTTAGACCATGTGCTTCTACCTGGGATACATCTACTGGACCTTGCAGTATTATTAATGCTTATCCATCAAGTGACAGTGGAGAATACTGGTGTGAAAATGGAGGAATACAAAGAAGCGACACTGTCAACATCACTGTAACTG GTGGTCCTGTGATCCTGGACAGTCCTGTGAATCCTGTAACGGAGGGAGATAAGATGATCTTACACTGTAGAAAAGAGGACAAAAATTCTAACTTCACTGCTGATTTCTATAAAAGTGGCATCTCCATTGGCCATAGtccaacaggaaacatgatgaaCCCCTCTGTTTCCAAATCTGATGAAGGAGTCTACAAATGTAGCATCTCTGATACTGGAGAATCAGCAGAGAGCTGGCTCATTGTTAGAAGTCTGGGAACTCGTGCTCAAACTGAAGAGAGTTACTTTCACGTATACCTTGGGGTCGGTGTTTCTATGATGGTTCTACTGCTGCTACTGGCTGGCCTCTTTTATTGGCTGAAATATCAACACAACATCCATGGTCACACTGAAGAAATGCCACTGGCGCAAA AGGCCAGTGAGGTGGAGTCAACCCAGGCGACATATGCTGTTATCACAAAACCAAGAATGATGAAAG AATCAAGAGCAGCCAGCTGGTCAGCGTGTTCTCTGGAGCGACCAGCCGATTTGTAG
- the LOC106096554 gene encoding high affinity immunoglobulin gamma Fc receptor I-like isoform X1: protein MEVRAHGIRLLMNMLLLLMTTINFGDFQRHDSAFPQVVPNRQQFFELESISISCEGLNGLTGWRVMKKTKGHVRPCASTWDTSTGPCSIINAYPSSDSGEYWCENGGIQRSDTVNITVTGGPVILDSPVNPVTEGDKMILHCRKEDKNSNFTADFYKSGISIGHSPTGNMMNPSVSKSDEGVYKCSISDTGESAESWLIVRSLGTRAQTEESYFHVYLGVGVSMMVLLLLLAGLFYWLKYQHNIHGHTEEMPLAQSKQASEVESTQATYAVITKPRMMKESRAASWSACSLERPADL, encoded by the exons ATGGAGGTCAGAGCTCATGGCATCAGACTGT TGATGAATATGCTGTTACTATTGATGACAACAATCAACTTTGGTGATTTTCAAAGACATG ATTCAGCTTTTCCTCAGGTTGTTCCAAATAGACAGCAGTTCTTTGAACTAGAGTCAATTTCTATTAGCTGTGAAGGACTGAATGGACTGACTGGATGGAGGGTGATGAAAAAGACAAAGGGACATGTTAGACCATGTGCTTCTACCTGGGATACATCTACTGGACCTTGCAGTATTATTAATGCTTATCCATCAAGTGACAGTGGAGAATACTGGTGTGAAAATGGAGGAATACAAAGAAGCGACACTGTCAACATCACTGTAACTG GTGGTCCTGTGATCCTGGACAGTCCTGTGAATCCTGTAACGGAGGGAGATAAGATGATCTTACACTGTAGAAAAGAGGACAAAAATTCTAACTTCACTGCTGATTTCTATAAAAGTGGCATCTCCATTGGCCATAGtccaacaggaaacatgatgaaCCCCTCTGTTTCCAAATCTGATGAAGGAGTCTACAAATGTAGCATCTCTGATACTGGAGAATCAGCAGAGAGCTGGCTCATTGTTAGAAGTCTGGGAACTCGTGCTCAAACTGAAGAGAGTTACTTTCACGTATACCTTGGGGTCGGTGTTTCTATGATGGTTCTACTGCTGCTACTGGCTGGCCTCTTTTATTGGCTGAAATATCAACACAACATCCATGGTCACACTGAAGAAATGCCACTGGCGCAAAGTAAGC AGGCCAGTGAGGTGGAGTCAACCCAGGCGACATATGCTGTTATCACAAAACCAAGAATGATGAAAG AATCAAGAGCAGCCAGCTGGTCAGCGTGTTCTCTGGAGCGACCAGCCGATTTGTAG